The Bacteroidales bacterium genome has a segment encoding these proteins:
- a CDS encoding Glu-tRNA(Gln) amidotransferase GatDE subunit D yields MNEDIFQGYKGGALETLKKYNVRVWGQAKVNTTRGPFAGTILPRSENDDDQHIVMKIPTGYNIGIDIKTILEMEETGYKKANYKIPEKEFPYTKNLPNVKLFGT; encoded by the coding sequence ATGAACGAAGACATTTTTCAGGGATACAAAGGGGGAGCGCTCGAAACATTGAAAAAATACAATGTGCGGGTTTGGGGGCAGGCTAAAGTGAATACTACCCGCGGGCCGTTTGCGGGCACTATTTTACCGCGCTCCGAAAATGATGACGATCAACATATTGTGATGAAAATTCCAACCGGCTACAACATTGGGATTGACATCAAAACCATCCTCGAGATGGAGGAGACCGGCTACAAAAAAGCCAACTACAAAATCCCTGAAAAAGAGTTTCCATACACCAAAAACCTTCCGAATGTCAAGTTGTTCGGAAC